Proteins encoded by one window of Hymenobacter tibetensis:
- a CDS encoding FAD binding domain-containing protein — protein MHPFQYQRAESIAQAVATVAKTPTATFIAGGTSHVDLMKEHVHQPSLLVDVSALPLKQITAFEGGLRIGAGVSNTAAAYYPTIQQQYAAVSEALLAGASVQIRNMASMAGNPLQRTRCPYFRDPTQACNKREPGSGCAAIGGYNHVHAVFGASTACVATHPSDLAVALAALDARVQTTGPRGPRTIAFPELHRLPGDTPHLDTVLTHGELITSIDLPAFTGRSHYLKVRERASYAYALVSCAVALEMDGPTIRRARLALGGVAHKPWRLPAIEAMLVGQQPTEKLFRTAAQAAFADAKPLEHNTYKIPMGRNLLERALLETSGLRPLHGPAGTAFAASVGGVAGEMAVPR, from the coding sequence ATGCATCCTTTTCAGTACCAACGCGCCGAGAGTATAGCCCAGGCCGTGGCCACCGTCGCCAAGACCCCCACCGCCACGTTCATTGCTGGTGGTACCTCGCACGTCGATTTGATGAAAGAACACGTCCACCAGCCCAGCCTGCTAGTGGACGTGTCGGCTCTGCCGCTCAAGCAGATTACCGCGTTCGAGGGTGGGCTGCGCATTGGCGCGGGCGTTTCCAATACTGCCGCCGCTTACTACCCCACCATCCAGCAACAGTACGCGGCCGTAAGTGAGGCGCTACTGGCGGGAGCCTCGGTGCAGATTCGTAACATGGCCTCTATGGCCGGTAACCCCCTACAGCGCACCCGCTGCCCCTACTTCCGCGACCCTACGCAGGCATGCAATAAGCGCGAACCTGGCAGCGGGTGCGCGGCTATCGGCGGCTACAACCACGTGCACGCCGTGTTTGGGGCTTCTACCGCCTGCGTCGCCACCCATCCCAGCGACCTGGCTGTGGCGTTGGCCGCGCTTGATGCGCGCGTGCAAACAACTGGCCCCCGCGGCCCGCGCACCATTGCCTTTCCCGAGCTGCACCGCCTGCCAGGCGACACGCCCCACCTCGACACGGTGCTCACGCACGGGGAACTGATTACTAGCATCGACTTACCAGCTTTCACGGGCCGCTCGCACTACCTGAAAGTACGGGAACGGGCCTCTTACGCCTACGCGCTAGTGTCGTGCGCCGTAGCGCTGGAAATGGACGGCCCAACGATTCGTCGGGCGCGGCTGGCGCTGGGTGGCGTAGCGCACAAGCCCTGGCGGCTACCGGCAATCGAAGCCATGCTCGTGGGGCAGCAGCCCACTGAAAAACTGTTTCGCACGGCCGCCCAAGCGGCCTTTGCCGACGCTAAACCGCTAGAGCATAACACCTATAAAATCCCGATGGGCCGCAACTTACTAGAACGCGCGCTGCTGGAAACTAGCGGCCTACGGCCGCTGCACGGCCCGGCCGGCACTGCTTTCGCGGCTAGTGTCGGGGGCGTGGCCGGTGAGATGGCCGTGCCCCGTTAA
- a CDS encoding cellulase N-terminal Ig-like domain-containing protein, producing the protein MKNRKILSLVVLLLVSVNCALGQELKLNSLEYFETQGVNVLVYNNLFNGGFNDEKNAGIELIHHGVRTVQGGAVRLSNTPEQWDLVPKISDRKVNRASKTVEAALRYEEYNFDSRVVVTAKGKGVEIAVYLDKPVPKALEGSAGFNLEFLPSQYWQKAYLMDGRYNRFPRYVVGNNVTRPNSEKPKQYKGYKTADDRGTGRYIDPLPLETGRTFLLAPDDPARLVKITSPEADLMLFDGRMLAQNGWFVVRSLLPAGKTGKVLTWTIEPNAIPNWLREPNIGFSQVGYLPSQPKVAVIELDKKDKPQANSTLYKIGDDGQATKVFSGRITPWGNYYKYNYVKFDFSSVKTPGIYYIQYGNVKTNNFLIQNNVYDKITDATSDVWIPIHMDHMSVNEAYRMWHGEPFKEGYRQAPPNTDHFDLHAQGPTTDTKYKALELIPGLNVGGFFDAGDFDIETGSNISVVQNFVRTWESFKPVRDQTFVDQKQRYVDLHRPDGTPDVLQFIEHGTLNLVAQAEIVGHMTQTLSNSVLDNYHHLGDAASLTDGLPYNPKLGPYEVANDGRSSGVKDDLWAFTSRNPSLDLDAATMFAAASRALKGYNDDLSARALKQSKRLLKESTELLASRPQDSLGRRARADIATNLQLYVSTGEKQYVDRFQQLLWPALDRNVNIFLLTALDAVPHLDAAFKEKLRPYVVKYNTYLSGLEKDNPYGVPIGLGNWAGSGDVTNFGTTICFASKYFPEIIDESHAYKAANWLYGCHPYHNFSLVATVGATRPKAVFYGNNRADFSFIPGNVAPGLLFRKPDHFENYDDWPFFWGQNEGTIGGNTQYLIFGSAFKNLVK; encoded by the coding sequence ATGAAAAACCGAAAAATTTTATCCCTTGTCGTACTACTATTGGTATCAGTCAATTGTGCTTTAGGACAAGAGTTGAAACTTAATAGTCTAGAGTATTTCGAAACGCAAGGCGTCAATGTCCTGGTGTATAACAACCTTTTCAACGGAGGTTTCAACGATGAGAAGAACGCCGGGATAGAACTGATTCACCATGGCGTCAGAACAGTGCAAGGTGGCGCGGTGAGACTGTCCAACACACCAGAGCAGTGGGATCTTGTTCCTAAAATATCAGACCGAAAAGTAAACCGTGCCTCGAAAACCGTTGAGGCTGCGCTGAGGTATGAAGAGTACAATTTCGACTCGCGCGTAGTGGTTACGGCAAAAGGTAAGGGCGTTGAAATAGCCGTTTACTTGGATAAACCGGTTCCTAAAGCTCTGGAAGGAAGTGCCGGCTTTAATCTCGAGTTTTTACCTTCTCAATATTGGCAGAAGGCCTATCTGATGGATGGGCGGTACAACCGGTTCCCGCGCTATGTAGTAGGGAACAACGTTACGCGGCCGAACAGTGAAAAACCAAAGCAATACAAGGGGTACAAAACGGCCGACGACCGAGGAACTGGCCGATATATTGATCCGCTTCCTCTGGAAACCGGCCGTACGTTCTTGCTGGCACCTGACGACCCTGCACGACTGGTGAAAATCACTTCGCCGGAGGCCGATCTTATGCTTTTCGACGGGCGCATGCTGGCCCAAAATGGCTGGTTTGTAGTGCGCAGTTTGCTACCGGCAGGGAAAACAGGCAAGGTGTTGACTTGGACAATCGAACCAAACGCTATTCCTAATTGGCTACGAGAACCAAATATTGGTTTCTCTCAAGTGGGCTATCTGCCTTCGCAACCAAAAGTGGCGGTTATTGAACTCGACAAAAAAGACAAACCACAGGCAAATTCAACTTTATATAAAATCGGCGACGACGGCCAAGCTACCAAAGTATTTAGCGGCCGTATCACACCTTGGGGTAATTATTATAAATACAACTATGTGAAATTCGATTTCTCTTCTGTTAAAACTCCCGGTATATATTATATCCAGTACGGCAATGTTAAAACAAACAATTTCTTAATACAGAACAACGTCTACGACAAGATAACGGATGCCACTAGTGACGTATGGATCCCGATACACATGGATCATATGTCGGTAAATGAGGCGTACAGAATGTGGCATGGCGAGCCCTTCAAAGAAGGGTATCGCCAAGCTCCACCTAACACCGACCACTTCGACCTTCATGCGCAAGGGCCAACCACCGATACCAAATACAAAGCCCTCGAATTGATTCCTGGGTTGAACGTGGGTGGTTTCTTTGATGCGGGGGATTTTGATATTGAAACCGGGTCGAATATTAGCGTAGTGCAAAACTTCGTCCGGACGTGGGAGTCATTTAAGCCAGTACGCGACCAGACCTTTGTCGACCAGAAGCAACGCTATGTTGATCTTCACCGACCTGATGGAACGCCAGACGTCTTGCAGTTTATCGAGCACGGAACCCTGAACCTGGTAGCTCAGGCAGAGATTGTTGGCCACATGACCCAAACGCTCTCCAACTCGGTGCTTGACAATTACCACCATCTCGGTGACGCAGCTTCCTTAACAGATGGCCTTCCATATAATCCCAAACTAGGCCCTTACGAAGTAGCCAATGACGGACGATCAAGTGGCGTTAAAGATGACTTGTGGGCATTTACAAGCCGTAATCCCAGCCTCGACCTCGATGCAGCAACCATGTTTGCTGCTGCAAGCCGGGCGCTCAAGGGATACAACGATGACCTTTCAGCCAGGGCATTGAAACAGTCCAAAAGACTGTTGAAAGAATCAACCGAACTACTTGCCAGCCGGCCGCAAGATAGTTTAGGCAGGCGCGCACGAGCCGATATTGCCACGAATCTTCAGTTGTATGTCTCCACTGGTGAGAAACAATACGTTGATAGATTCCAACAATTGTTGTGGCCAGCCCTCGACCGTAATGTTAATATCTTCCTTCTGACGGCCTTAGATGCGGTACCGCATCTGGATGCAGCCTTCAAAGAAAAGCTACGGCCCTACGTTGTAAAGTACAACACGTATTTGAGCGGGCTTGAAAAGGACAACCCTTACGGCGTACCTATCGGTCTTGGCAACTGGGCGGGTAGCGGAGACGTGACGAACTTTGGTACGACCATCTGCTTTGCTAGCAAATATTTCCCCGAAATCATCGACGAGAGTCACGCATATAAGGCAGCCAACTGGTTATATGGCTGCCATCCGTACCATAATTTTTCGTTGGTGGCAACGGTGGGGGCTACTCGCCCCAAAGCAGTCTTTTACGGCAACAACCGGGCTGACTTCTCCTTTATTCCGGGCAATGTTGCGCCAGGCTTATTGTTCAGAAAACCGGACCACTTCGAAAACTATGACGACTGGCCATTTTTCTGGGGACAAAATGAGGGAACGATTGGCGGCAATACCCAATATTTAATTTTTGGCTCGGCCTTTAAAAACTTGGTGAAATAA
- the bla gene encoding subclass B1 metallo-beta-lactamase: MNVKVAHCLYGLMFLVLGCRSAQLPKDITVYQSKVLTIKQVSPHVYQHVSLLQTNTFGRVECNGIVVVDEGEAIVFDTPANDSSSVELLAFTETQLKAKVKVVVPTHFHADCLGSLAVFHTKGIPSVAHNPTIQLAAANKVTLPQQGFTDRLELKVGRKKVVAHFLGEGHTKDNIVAYFPEEQVLFGGCLIKEMGASKGNLEDANVQAWPQTVTKLKQTYPKTKVLIPGHGQAGGMELSDYTIQLFK, encoded by the coding sequence ATGAACGTTAAAGTAGCGCACTGCCTATATGGCCTTATGTTTTTAGTACTAGGCTGTCGCTCGGCCCAACTGCCCAAGGACATCACAGTGTATCAGTCGAAAGTGCTTACAATCAAGCAGGTCTCTCCGCATGTATATCAGCACGTTTCCTTGCTGCAAACCAACACATTTGGTCGAGTAGAGTGCAATGGCATTGTTGTGGTTGACGAAGGGGAAGCCATAGTATTCGATACGCCAGCAAATGATAGTTCCTCTGTTGAGCTATTGGCATTTACTGAGACCCAGCTGAAAGCGAAAGTTAAAGTGGTTGTTCCCACTCATTTTCATGCCGACTGCCTGGGAAGCTTGGCTGTGTTTCATACCAAGGGTATTCCTTCTGTGGCTCACAACCCAACCATTCAACTCGCCGCGGCAAACAAGGTGACTTTACCGCAACAAGGCTTCACGGATCGGTTGGAATTGAAGGTTGGCCGTAAAAAGGTTGTGGCTCACTTTTTAGGCGAGGGACATACCAAAGACAACATCGTAGCTTACTTTCCCGAAGAGCAAGTCCTGTTCGGAGGCTGCCTGATCAAAGAAATGGGAGCCAGCAAAGGAAACCTGGAAGATGCCAACGTTCAGGCGTGGCCGCAGACCGTAACCAAACTCAAACAGACCTACCCCAAAACCAAAGTGCTGATACCCGGCCATGGCCAAGCCGGGGGCATGGAACTGAGCGACTACACCATTCAGCTTTTCAAGTAG
- a CDS encoding 2Fe-2S iron-sulfur cluster-binding protein has translation MGQAASYALQTGDLAPDGVLPDGSRLFALRGQPVILAFAPDEWNPTHAHQSALFARLSREFGSGAAFIDTAAETWHSLDCRGTLAAQFGVAGQRALFLLDEDGVVRWKTVVASGQELRPGQILEALEALNASPAAGSEQVLGGGLSRRTFVTATLAATALLLLPGCGSSSSDLHSSGADPAAVERGDSVAVALTINGQPHRLQLDPRVALLDVLRENLHLTGTKKGCDHGQCGACTVHLDGQSALSCLTLAVMAQGKEITTIEGLAKEEALHPMQAAFLQHDAFQCGYCTPGQIMAATALLQDPHTPTGSAVELREAMSGNLCRCAAYPNIIAAIQAVQRA, from the coding sequence ATGGGGCAAGCAGCATCCTACGCTTTGCAAACCGGTGACCTCGCGCCGGACGGTGTGTTACCCGACGGTTCCCGGTTGTTCGCGTTGCGTGGCCAGCCTGTCATCCTGGCGTTTGCACCCGACGAGTGGAATCCGACGCACGCCCACCAAAGTGCCTTATTCGCGCGTTTATCGCGGGAGTTTGGCAGCGGGGCCGCTTTCATCGATACGGCAGCCGAAACGTGGCATTCGCTGGACTGCCGCGGGACCCTGGCCGCGCAGTTTGGCGTGGCCGGGCAGCGTGCGCTGTTCCTGCTCGATGAGGACGGCGTGGTGCGCTGGAAAACAGTGGTGGCCTCTGGCCAGGAGTTGCGGCCCGGCCAAATACTGGAAGCTCTGGAGGCCTTGAATGCCTCACCCGCTGCTGGTAGTGAGCAAGTATTGGGCGGAGGACTCTCGCGGCGCACCTTTGTTACGGCTACCCTCGCGGCGACGGCCTTGCTGCTACTGCCCGGCTGCGGCAGCAGTTCTTCTGATCTACACTCCTCGGGTGCGGACCCGGCGGCAGTTGAGCGCGGCGACAGCGTAGCCGTGGCACTTACCATTAATGGCCAGCCCCACCGGCTACAGCTGGACCCACGCGTGGCCCTGTTGGATGTCCTGCGGGAAAACCTGCACCTGACTGGCACCAAAAAAGGCTGCGACCACGGCCAGTGTGGTGCCTGCACCGTGCACCTTGATGGGCAGAGTGCTCTTTCGTGCCTAACGCTGGCCGTGATGGCGCAGGGCAAGGAAATTACCACCATCGAAGGGCTAGCGAAAGAAGAAGCGCTGCACCCCATGCAGGCGGCTTTTCTCCAGCACGATGCTTTTCAGTGCGGCTACTGCACCCCTGGTCAGATTATGGCGGCCACGGCTTTGCTCCAAGACCCGCACACCCCCACCGGCTCCGCCGTTGAACTGCGGGAAGCCATGAGTGGCAACCTGTGCCGCTGCGCAGCTTACCCCAACATCATCGCCGCCATTCAGGCCGTCCAGCGGGCGTAA
- a CDS encoding tyrosine-type recombinase/integrase: MATKSQLSVASSTTAVQVPAHLVESTSRYVESGLRGAANTVRAYAGDWKRFTTWCQLHQLASLPTPVEALAGFLTELADTGKKFATIERHAAAIKKAHELAGLESPTADKKTKVLLKGIAREIKTRQKQAPAFTLDNFKRTIRSIDVSVPAGLRNRALLLLGFTGAFRRSELEALNIEDLAFDEDGLVVTLQQSKTNQLGQAEEKAIFYSPDSALCPIRSLQAWLKVLSRTEGPVFVSMRKNNQLTTRRMTTKYTNLIVQQYLGSQFTAHSLRASFVTVSKLNGADDSKVMNQTKHKTSAMIRRYTRLDNVRQHNSAKELGL, translated from the coding sequence ATGGCCACCAAATCCCAACTCTCTGTTGCTTCATCGACGACGGCCGTTCAGGTACCGGCGCATCTTGTGGAGTCGACCTCACGGTATGTTGAGTCAGGGCTGCGCGGAGCAGCTAATACGGTGCGTGCTTATGCTGGCGACTGGAAGCGCTTCACTACCTGGTGCCAGTTGCATCAACTAGCGTCCTTGCCGACACCGGTGGAAGCGTTAGCAGGATTCTTAACGGAACTGGCCGACACGGGAAAAAAGTTTGCAACTATTGAACGGCATGCGGCCGCTATCAAAAAGGCGCATGAGTTGGCTGGTCTAGAATCGCCGACGGCCGATAAGAAAACCAAGGTGTTGCTTAAAGGCATTGCCCGTGAAATCAAGACGCGGCAAAAGCAGGCACCGGCGTTTACCCTCGACAACTTCAAGCGCACCATCAGAAGCATTGACGTGAGCGTGCCCGCTGGCTTGCGGAACCGAGCTTTGTTGCTGTTGGGTTTTACAGGGGCGTTTCGACGTTCGGAACTGGAAGCTCTCAACATTGAGGACCTGGCTTTTGACGAGGACGGATTGGTGGTAACCTTGCAACAAAGCAAAACCAACCAGTTGGGGCAAGCCGAGGAAAAGGCAATCTTTTACTCCCCCGATTCGGCGCTTTGCCCCATACGTTCCTTACAAGCCTGGCTCAAGGTGCTTAGTCGCACGGAAGGTCCGGTGTTCGTGTCGATGCGCAAAAACAACCAGCTGACTACGCGGCGCATGACCACGAAATACACCAACCTGATTGTGCAACAGTATTTAGGAAGTCAGTTTACGGCTCACTCCCTGCGCGCTTCGTTCGTGACGGTATCCAAGCTTAACGGCGCCGACGATAGCAAAGTGATGAACCAGACCAAGCATAAGACATCGGCCATGATTCGCCGGTATACTCGACTCGACAACGTGCGCCAGCATAATTCGGCAAAAGAACTAGGGCTGTAA